GATTGAAACCGGATTTCAAGCTTTACCTAAAGCATTCTCAGACCGAATTTTAGCTGCTCAAGAAGCTCGTTATCAAAGAACTAAATTTTTAACTGCTGTCACGGAAGATAATTTAGATCGCGCTCCTTACTTTGTTTATAGTAGTTTATTTGTGAATGGACAACCTTGGGCAACCATCACAGGAACAGGAAAAAAATATGATGATCTACGTTTTCTCAGCGCTAAGGCCGCAGTAGGTTGGCACGTCCTGTATAATACTGCTTACACGGGCAAATTATTTAATTTTGTGCAAACTCAACTCAAATCTGATCAAGGTTGGTATAACGGGTTTTATGAAACTTTAAATCAGCCAAATAAAGCTCTTACTGCCAATAATAATGGTGTAATTTTAGAAAGCTTACTTTATAAAAAAGTTGGTAAACCTCTCACGGTTTGGGCTGGAATAAAAGAGTAAAGGAAAAGGTTATTTTGATGCTGTGAAATTCGATAATTTATGATTTCAATTTCCCTGCTTTTACAAAAAAAGGGAACAGGGAACAGGGAACAGATAAGAAACACTCATTTGCACCAGTTTAAAGCTCAGTCAAAAAAAAGATGTTTTTAAAAGATGCGTAGCACGAAAAAAACAGTGTCATTATTTCAATCTCATGTTTAAAAACATGAGTTTTACTGTTTACTCTACTTTTGAAATATTGAATTATCAGTCAAAAAACAGGTCAAAATTTTATCTGTAATTGGCCTGTTAATATCTGATTATTGTACAGACTTTCCCCAGTCATGAGATTGTGAGACTTACCTAAACTATAACCTAAGTCTAAGCCTATATTTGGTGATATTTTGACGGTACAGCGAGTTTGATAGCCAGTACCTCCACTTTTACTACCATTAACTATTTGTCTTCCCAAGGTGGTATTTAAACGACAATTTAAAAAAGGAAAAATGTTTTTTCCCCATCCGATTTCACCGTTATAAACTAGAGAAGATACTGGAGAAAAATAGCCACTACTCTCTTGATTATCGCTTGCATACTTCCAAGCGAAAACATTACCAGCAAACCAAAATTCATCCCACTTATGTTCCAAGCGATTAAAAATCTGTTGTTCAAAATTACCATCATTATATAAACCCACACGATAGGAGCCAAAAAAGCTCGTATTAGGGTCAATTTGCCAAAAAGTATTGAAACCAGAGCGCGTAGCTGTAATTTGATTTTCCAGTGTTTTCACACTAGTTTTATAAGGACCTTGTTCTACGACTGCTGATAAAAATAAACTTGACTTGATGCTATTATCTGGATTGAGTTTAACGAAAATTGGTATATCTATCTGAGCATTGAAATTGAGAGCCATTGGTAAGCGATTAAATAGATCAATTCCTGCTCCTAATTTTATATTATATTGACCTGTTTTTCCTTCCCATCCCAACTGAATGGGAATATTAGTAAGAGATGCAAATTTCGTTTGACTCAAGGTATTAAAGGCAGTTTTCAATTTAATTTTCTCGTCAAATAACCGAAATTGAAAGACTGGTTCAATAATTTGATTCTCCTGTTGGGAACTATTCAGGTCCTTACGAAACCCTGTTTGGATACTTTCCAAAACAAATGCTGACCGAGGTGTAGTAGAATTTGGTTTTGAAGTTGGTTGTACTGTAGGAGTTGGTTGTGAAGTTGATTGTACCGTAGGAGTTGGTTGTCTTTGCGGAAGAGATACTTGTTGGGAAGTTAACCTTAGCTGAGGATTAAAGTTTTCAGGTGCAGCAATTAATATTGGTATTGACTGCAAATTCTGAGGAGGAAAGCTGCTGTCAAAAACTATGTTTAAGTTTTCTAAAATACCAAAATGTGTAATTTGTGCGGTCAATTCTGGAAATGAGTTCGAGTTTTCATCTAGTGGGAAAAAAATAGAGGAATCTGTTTCTGTAATATCTCCGTTATTTTGGCGTGAATTTGGTAAATTATCAACCACAGGAACCGGTTCTATCACAAGTGAGACTGAACCCCAATTTTCATCTGGTTGGATAGGAGCAGCAGATACAGACTTAATCCCGAAACTAGTGATGATACTTATTGGAAAAAATAAATATAGTATTCGTTGTCGCAAGTCCAGTGAGAGTAACATTTTACAAAACAGCTACGTAAGGGAATAGAATTAATATTCTCATATTAATACCTTTACCAATTTACTAGGGTGAGTTAATGTATCCAAGATTAACGGCAGATATGGCTGATAGCTTGCGTGGACTCATAAACCTTATTTTTAGGTGGCAGTAATTAATATAGCAAGATATCGGAAGAGATTACCGCCACTTTCTCGCTGTTTTGCGGAAATCCTAGAGGGCTAGAAGTTCAGGAGTATCGCTAACGCCATGCTTCGCTATCAGGAGGATTTAGAAGTAATATCAAGTCTGGAAAATTGAACAATTTTTGATACTATGATCATATTTTTCTTGCACCTCATTTACCTTTTATACAGATAAAAATCTTGATGCGTCTGGGTTTTAGGTTTATTCAGCAAACCCTATATAATATATTTTATATCAGTATTGATGAATCTAAGCTGGTATATCAGGTTCATCTGGTGAACTTATGATCATTTATCTCCTCTTTCATAGCGACAAGAATCAAGTAATTCTACTAACCTCAAGTATCTAAATCATCCAAAAGTTAATTCGTGTCATCTTTGACATTAATCCAGTAATGTTCAGTGCCATTAGTCACAAATTGGGTTTTTTGAGTAGAAGTATTCGGTAGACCCCGACCAGAATTACCATCAGCTACTGCTCGCCACCAGGGTGATTTCATATCCGTATTAGGACGGAGGAGGGGTTGTTGCTTTGTTGCTGTATACAGTAAAGATTGTAGAATCATACTGTTAGTGCTACTAGTAGAACCAAGAGCGGTTTTACCTGTTTTTTCATAAAAACCTTCATAAAAGCCCAGCAAAGGATTGTATAAGTCCGTTGTTGCCTTGATTAATTCCTGAGTATAGGTATCTTTAGGCAATAAAGCATAATAGGCAAATGCTACAGCCGAACTGACTAATCTTCCCTCTGGTAGTAGTTTACCATCATCATCTAAGGCTGCCCAAGGCTGATTTTGACCAATAATCGAACTGTGGACGGTGTAAGGTTGACGCTCAATGAGAGTAGTAGCTGAGGCAGTAAGAGTCTCAGTCTTAAGGTAGCGTTGGGCTTGAGCTTGATATACTGCTGTAAAGAGCGATCGCATTTTTGGATCTAAACCAAACTCTAGAGCATACAGCAGAAAAGGATTACTAACGGTATATTGATTAACCTTTGATTTTGTATCTTTACGAAGCCGTTCAATGGGGACTTCTACCCCCTCCACTGATGTTGTTTTATATTCACCACCCACAGCAGATTTATCAACATTAAATCCCCACAATTGAAAACCTCTAGCAGCATATTCTTCATAACCCAAACGGGTTTCAGGATTAATTCTGGGGACTAACCGCCCACTTTTATCTTTGGTGACATTGGCGCTAGAAAGAATACCTTCCCGCACAACCCGCAAGTATGACCAATCGAGAGCAATTTGATCAACAACTTCCGTATATTCGGGGTGATCTGTTTTTAAATTATAAAGGGCTGCTAATAGTCTTCCCACATCTAAAGACGACCAGCCAGTACCTTCTGGAACTGGATTACCACCATAATCTACTGGTTGCAATGTTCGCGGATCATAACCCCGACTCGGTAATTCCCCTGCATACAGCGGTATCTGCGCTAAAGCACTCAACAACTGTCGAATGCGTTGATCAAATTCCTTGGGAGAAATTATATCCATTGCCCATGCTGCATTGAGCGCTGTTAAATAGTCTCCTAATCCCCACAATGTTGAACCCTTAACATCAGAGCGATCGCTCACCAATCCTGTGCTAGGCTGAGAATTAGCGGAGAAATAGTTCCAGGCCGCTTGAGCGTAGCGTCTTTGCACAACTGTTAACGGTTTAGGTAATGGTTTAGCTGGCTGCGGGACACCCAAGGATGGAATAGGTTTAACTATCAGCGGAGGTGGGTTAGTCGCTGTATTAGTCTTAGCAGGTGTAACATTTATGGGAATAGGACTTTGGGCTGGAGTCGGGGAATTTGCAGCAGGTGATTTAGAATCTGAGGGTTTAGAATCTGAGGGTTTAGAATCTGAGGGTTTAGAATTTGAGGGTTTAGAATCTGAGGGTTTAGAATCTGAGGGTTTAGAATCACCAGACGGTATTTTTGCAAAACTCACCCCACTACCACCAATTAAGGGGCGATTTCCTCTAGCTTTATAATATAAAATCTCCATGATTAGGCCATTAGTATTACCTGTCAAGGATTTATTAGGTTTTTTTGTTTCTTCATACAGTCCAGCGTAGAAGCCACCACCTTTAGGATCACGTAAATCCTTAACAGCATCAAAAACCTTTTGAGCATAAGCATTACCTGGATAAAGATAGCGCCAGCCAAAGGCAGCTTTAGTGCTAATACTCCGCAACTCTGTATAGGGCTTATTTTTCTCCGTAATTGTTGCCCAAGCAACTCCATTAGAGTAAATAGTATTGTAGAGAAAATAAGGAGGTTGATCAATATTGTCTTCAGAAACAGCAGTTAGTTGTCCCGTAGATTCAAAGCGTCGCTTTTGTACTTCTAAAATGTCAGCAGCATATTTTTTTAAATAACCTTCTAAGCCAAATTCAATACCATCAAGAATATAGGATTCACCGACTACATAATTATTAGCATTAGTGCTTTGAAAATCACGGGTATCAACAGGAATTTTCACCCCGTTAATATCTACAAGTTTGAAAGGCTCTAAAGCCACCGCTTTGGGTGCTTTAAATCCCCATAGTTCATAACCCCTAACAGCATATTCCTCATAACCAAGTCGTCCTTCTTGTACCAACAATGTTTTACCATTAGGTAAAACAACTGCTCCGTAAAGTTGGTCATCTTTCAGTGA
The window above is part of the Dolichospermum sp. DET69 genome. Proteins encoded here:
- a CDS encoding DUF3131 domain-containing protein, giving the protein MIQQHRHYKLLRWIALFLSGAFLQFLFCVPTVSLAQNSTPNGCSQISAPLTPEEQTYARAAWQYFVNNYQANTGFTNSTGGYPSGTLWDIGNYLMALNAARWMNLINQSEFDSRFNKFLTNFANLSLFENALPNKVYNAANGKMTDYGNKPLEKGLGWSALDIGRILAAFHIIGTCHPQYKNWLKGVLSKWQLARSLKDDQLYGAVVLPNGKTLLVQEGRLGYEEYAVRGYELWGFKAPKAVALEPFKLVDINGVKIPVDTRDFQSTNANNYVVGESYILDGIEFGLEGYLKKYAADILEVQKRRFESTGQLTAVSEDNIDQPPYFLYNTIYSNGVAWATITEKNKPYTELRSISTKAAFGWRYLYPGNAYAQKVFDAVKDLRDPKGGGFYAGLYEETKKPNKSLTGNTNGLIMEILYYKARGNRPLIGGSGVSFAKIPSGDSKPSDSKPSDSKPSNSKPSDSKPSDSKPSDSKSPAANSPTPAQSPIPINVTPAKTNTATNPPPLIVKPIPSLGVPQPAKPLPKPLTVVQRRYAQAAWNYFSANSQPSTGLVSDRSDVKGSTLWGLGDYLTALNAAWAMDIISPKEFDQRIRQLLSALAQIPLYAGELPSRGYDPRTLQPVDYGGNPVPEGTGWSSLDVGRLLAALYNLKTDHPEYTEVVDQIALDWSYLRVVREGILSSANVTKDKSGRLVPRINPETRLGYEEYAARGFQLWGFNVDKSAVGGEYKTTSVEGVEVPIERLRKDTKSKVNQYTVSNPFLLYALEFGLDPKMRSLFTAVYQAQAQRYLKTETLTASATTLIERQPYTVHSSIIGQNQPWAALDDDGKLLPEGRLVSSAVAFAYYALLPKDTYTQELIKATTDLYNPLLGFYEGFYEKTGKTALGSTSSTNSMILQSLLYTATKQQPLLRPNTDMKSPWWRAVADGNSGRGLPNTSTQKTQFVTNGTEHYWINVKDDTN